From the Candidatus Falkowbacteria bacterium genome, one window contains:
- a CDS encoding O-antigen ligase family protein, translating to MIINRNQKIFFNVIEWSLLAAVFFVPIYFAFFQENYTVFDLNKSVWLRLCLMIAVTAWLLFFCLSSKLIIFKSKKIILAWGVFFLAVVISTIFSLHPMISLLGTYERQQGLNNIAAYLILFIFIITIFRSKSQLKRLIVTLNISAAVTCLYGLTQCLGFDFLYWSESSFSRIFSTFGQPNFFGHYLVVMIPLTIYSIFFISRRFYIRILFFILLLSEFICLLFTSSRGAWIALLGTSFIALVFCLWHFKKRFISLALVVLSAVFVIVLFTPSVRSNLVSRIDFSNNFFVRAISILDFNNGSVNIRLKYWSASWQAIEQAPFYRQLFGFGPDVEASVFARMYQPDWAYAERLNSFPDRAHNNFFDILLQFGFVGLLSLLTLIYLCIERMYKVLAREKGEVYWLTLAIGASLLAYFFNNLFSFSLTAMSMLFYVLLALSWRVNSTSEQIDYKSVDFFHASSRWLISGVGIIFMTTIFYGYNIRPLVADYYYFQVKKGEAEKDCWKIVNNIESVMEWYPASHYYSRAYLHHNVNCLSAISSEEAKNKLINNIIDQTKNIPPKEIQLYTLIDLSHAYSILGYYSDPKYYGIAEKYYQEMLLINPNITTTYQDYGRMKLWQAKYKEARKIFLDGITASPSLEKAVSGSGHTTVIAEQLGYFYHLIGLTYSGEKNFDQAIINYKKALGIYPETVSAYKELADIAYQQKNIKLAIEYNKKGFAIDFNNSLWPFGLASLYLELGDKTTALRYANEVKNIDPNNEKINGLMEKLK from the coding sequence ATGATTATCAATAGAAATCAAAAAATATTTTTTAACGTTATAGAATGGTCATTGCTCGCTGCTGTGTTTTTTGTCCCTATATATTTTGCTTTTTTTCAGGAAAACTACACTGTTTTTGACTTAAACAAATCAGTCTGGCTTAGACTATGTCTAATGATCGCTGTTACTGCCTGGTTGCTATTTTTTTGTTTAAGTAGTAAGTTAATAATTTTTAAATCTAAGAAAATAATTTTAGCTTGGGGAGTATTCTTTTTAGCTGTTGTCATAAGTACTATTTTTTCGCTTCACCCAATGATTAGCTTGCTTGGCACCTATGAGCGTCAGCAGGGGCTTAACAATATTGCAGCTTACTTGATACTTTTTATTTTTATAATTACTATTTTCCGAAGCAAGTCTCAGCTAAAGCGTTTAATAGTGACTTTAAACATTTCTGCCGCAGTAACATGTTTGTACGGCTTAACTCAATGCCTTGGTTTTGATTTCTTGTATTGGTCTGAAAGTTCATTTTCTAGAATATTCTCAACTTTTGGGCAACCCAATTTTTTCGGTCATTATTTAGTCGTGATGATTCCTTTGACAATTTATTCAATTTTCTTTATAAGTCGTCGTTTTTACATTCGTATTTTATTTTTTATTTTATTGCTCAGTGAGTTTATTTGCCTATTATTCACTTCCAGTCGTGGTGCATGGATAGCCTTACTAGGCACCTCTTTTATAGCCTTAGTTTTTTGCCTCTGGCATTTTAAAAAACGGTTTATATCATTAGCACTGGTAGTGTTAAGCGCTGTCTTTGTTATTGTTTTATTCACACCTAGCGTTCGATCAAATTTAGTGTCGCGTATCGACTTTAGCAACAATTTTTTTGTCAGAGCAATCAGTATACTTGATTTTAATAATGGTTCAGTCAATATTAGACTCAAATATTGGAGCGCTTCTTGGCAGGCAATTGAGCAAGCTCCATTTTATCGCCAGTTATTTGGCTTTGGTCCTGACGTTGAGGCGAGTGTTTTTGCGCGTATGTATCAACCTGATTGGGCCTATGCCGAAAGACTCAATTCATTCCCAGATAGAGCTCATAATAATTTTTTTGATATTTTACTTCAATTCGGTTTTGTTGGATTGTTGTCATTGTTAACCTTGATTTATCTCTGTATTGAGAGAATGTACAAAGTGCTGGCCAGAGAGAAGGGTGAAGTTTATTGGTTAACTCTAGCTATCGGAGCTTCTTTACTCGCTTATTTTTTCAATAATCTATTTAGTTTTTCTTTAACTGCCATGAGCATGTTGTTTTATGTTCTGCTTGCTTTGTCCTGGCGCGTAAATAGTACCTCAGAGCAAATTGACTATAAGTCAGTTGATTTTTTTCACGCTTCTTCGCGTTGGTTGATTAGTGGTGTCGGCATAATATTCATGACAACAATATTTTATGGCTACAATATTCGTCCCCTAGTAGCGGATTATTATTATTTCCAAGTAAAAAAAGGTGAAGCTGAGAAAGACTGCTGGAAAATTGTGAATAATATAGAGAGTGTAATGGAATGGTATCCAGCTAGTCATTATTATTCTCGCGCTTATCTTCATCATAATGTAAATTGTCTCTCAGCAATATCTTCCGAAGAGGCTAAGAATAAGTTGATAAATAACATTATTGATCAAACGAAAAATATTCCGCCCAAAGAAATTCAACTATATACCTTGATTGACCTATCTCACGCCTATTCGATTCTTGGTTATTATTCTGACCCCAAGTATTATGGTATAGCGGAAAAATATTACCAAGAAATGCTGCTTATTAACCCTAATATTACTACTACTTATCAGGATTACGGACGTATGAAATTATGGCAAGCAAAATATAAAGAAGCGCGCAAGATATTTTTAGATGGCATTACCGCCTCTCCTAGTTTAGAAAAGGCAGTTTCCGGTAGTGGGCACACGACCGTTATTGCTGAGCAATTAGGATATTTTTATCATCTAATTGGCCTCACCTATAGTGGCGAGAAAAACTTTGATCAAGCAATCATAAACTATAAAAAAGCTTTAGGAATTTATCCTGAAACAGTATCTGCTTATAAGGAGTTGGCTGATATTGCTTATCAGCAAAAGAATATTAAATTGGCGATTGAGTATAACAAGAAAGGTTTTGCGATTGATTTTAATAATAGTTTATGGCCCTTTGGTTTAGCTAGTTTATATCTCGAGCTAGGCGACAAGACCACAGCCTTGCGTTATGCTAATGAAGTGAAAAATATTGATCCAAACAATGAAAAAATCAATGGACTAATGGAAAAATTAAAATAA
- a CDS encoding type II secretion system protein codes for MNKINRKGFTLIELLVVIAIIGVLSTMAVIALGNARTKSRDAKRVADMRQMMSALELYYNDGGSYPTNVTPGNSLVYSTTTYMAVVPSNPSPNNDGNCPTSGNYTYTQIGSGTSYIITYCIGGQIGDLGAGTHRATPAGLN; via the coding sequence ATGAATAAAATCAATCGTAAGGGTTTTACCCTCATTGAACTTTTGGTCGTCATTGCGATCATTGGTGTGCTCTCTACCATGGCTGTTATAGCTTTGGGTAATGCTCGTACAAAATCTCGCGACGCTAAGCGTGTGGCTGATATGCGTCAGATGATGTCTGCTCTAGAGTTATATTATAATGACGGTGGTTCTTATCCAACCAATGTTACCCCTGGTAACTCATTGGTTTACAGCACAACGACCTATATGGCAGTAGTTCCATCTAACCCTTCTCCAAATAATGATGGAAATTGTCCAACTTCAGGTAACTACACATACACCCAGATTGGTTCCGGTACTTCGTATATTATTACTTACTGCATTGGTGGACAAATTGGAGATTTAGGTGCTGGTACTCATCGTGCAACACCTGCTGGATTGAACTAG
- a CDS encoding type II secretion system F family protein: MPTFNFKAANPVSDRQESGTIEAANEAQAIDTLASRGLQIISLKELSLNAGWSANELISRVTTKDIVSFSRQFSVMVGASVPVVESLKVLSKQITKPKLRKIVAEIGDEVDSGGNLSTSLAKHPKIFSNFYTSVVKSGEQSGKLDDSLNYIADEMEKDYDMNSKIKGAMIYPIFVICMMIGIGFLMMMFIVPKLTQIVIETGSELPAATKTMIAISDFLNAYWWTLLIGAGALAVAIKFYLKTKPGRLLFDHIILNMPIFGILLQMICLVRFTRSMNTLIIGGVNISTSLQVAGEVVDNAYYKKIIDDTIIEVQSGNSICTIFVKTKEIPNMVSQMMLVGEKTGKLDVSLEKVTNFYNREITNMLANMMSLIEPVLMVTMGLGVGVMVWAILMPMYSVVSNI, translated from the coding sequence ATGCCAACTTTTAATTTTAAAGCCGCTAATCCTGTCAGTGATCGTCAAGAAAGCGGAACAATTGAAGCAGCGAATGAAGCTCAAGCAATTGATACTTTGGCTTCACGTGGTTTGCAAATTATTTCTCTAAAGGAATTATCTCTTAATGCTGGTTGGTCAGCTAATGAGTTGATTTCCCGTGTTACAACTAAAGATATAGTTTCTTTTTCGAGGCAGTTTTCAGTTATGGTTGGAGCAAGCGTTCCGGTTGTAGAGTCATTGAAGGTTCTATCTAAACAGATTACTAAACCTAAGCTCAGGAAGATCGTCGCCGAAATAGGTGATGAAGTTGACAGTGGTGGAAACTTATCGACTTCTTTAGCTAAACACCCAAAAATTTTTTCTAACTTTTATACAAGCGTTGTAAAGTCTGGTGAACAATCTGGTAAATTAGATGACTCTCTTAATTATATTGCTGATGAAATGGAAAAGGATTATGACATGAACAGTAAGATTAAGGGTGCCATGATTTATCCAATTTTTGTTATTTGCATGATGATTGGTATAGGTTTTTTAATGATGATGTTTATTGTTCCTAAACTAACGCAGATCGTTATCGAAACAGGTAGTGAACTACCGGCAGCTACAAAAACAATGATTGCCATATCTGACTTTCTTAACGCCTATTGGTGGACCTTGCTAATTGGGGCTGGTGCTTTAGCTGTAGCTATTAAGTTTTATTTAAAAACTAAACCAGGTCGTCTTCTATTTGATCACATAATTCTCAATATGCCTATTTTTGGTATATTGTTACAAATGATTTGCTTAGTTCGCTTTACTAGATCTATGAACACTCTTATCATAGGGGGTGTGAATATCTCTACTAGCTTGCAAGTTGCCGGTGAGGTTGTGGATAACGCTTACTATAAAAAAATTATTGATGACACGATTATTGAGGTGCAGAGCGGTAACTCAATATGCACAATATTTGTTAAAACAAAAGAAATTCCTAACATGGTTTCTCAGATGATGCTAGTCGGTGAAAAGACCGGAAAACTTGATGTTTCCTTAGAAAAAGTGACAAATTTTTATAATCGCGAGATAACTAATATGCTGGCCAATATGATGTCTTTGATTGAGCCTGTTTTAATGGTGACTATGGGTTTGGGCGTCGGAGTTATGGTTTGGGCTATTTTGATGCCGATGTATAGTGTAGTTAGTAATATATAA
- a CDS encoding response regulator → MKKKVKILFIEDDKFLLSMYSLKFLTEGFVVHGAMTAEEGFAEASIFKPDLIMLDIMLPDEDGIMLLKKLKRSKTTAAIPVVLLSNLSEPAYREKGLIYGALDFWVKAYYDPTEIVDKVKKILTDE, encoded by the coding sequence ATGAAGAAAAAGGTAAAAATACTCTTTATTGAAGATGATAAGTTTCTTCTTTCAATGTACAGTTTGAAGTTCTTAACTGAGGGCTTTGTTGTTCATGGTGCTATGACAGCCGAAGAAGGTTTTGCTGAAGCTTCAATTTTTAAGCCTGATTTGATTATGCTTGATATTATGTTGCCAGACGAAGATGGTATTATGCTTTTGAAAAAATTAAAAAGAAGCAAGACTACTGCCGCTATTCCAGTTGTATTGTTGAGTAATTTAAGTGAACCGGCTTATAGAGAGAAGGGCTTGATTTACGGAGCGCTTGATTTTTGGGTTAAAGCTTACTATGACCCAACAGAGATTGTTGATAAAGTAAAAAAAATTTTAACAGACGAATAA
- a CDS encoding GspE/PulE family protein, whose amino-acid sequence MVVNQNFIDKQKKLLDFVSSRSLISAQTAAELLAESSTSNKPVEEIIYEKNLINIEDFVKAKAAFLNFSYVDLADKEVPEEILNIVPTNVSEHYKIVAFDKDKDRVKVGLVDGENFKAIEAMDFLAQKNKLKVDYFLISSFSFNNVFSKYKNFSKEISSALAVKAKEDSDKKETDIKKDDTVQFEGIVKDAPVAKIVSVIIRHAVEGGASDIHIEPLPKETRVRYRIDGMLHNSLVLPKDIHASIVARIKVLSNLKLDETRSPQDGRIRLVINNREIDFRVSSMPLMGDEKIVMRVLDNTRNVFTLDNLGFMGHNYKVIETAIKKTDGIMLVTGPTGSGKTTTLYALLSLLNLESSNIVTLEDPVEYSMKGINQSQIRPEIGFTFASGLRSILRQDPDIIMVGEIRDNETAELAIHSALTGHLVVSTLHTKDAVGSIARLLDMKVEPFLLGSVLNMSMAQRLTRRICSYCKAEVKLEETFFQDLKKKLAEIPVDIIKQSIPDFDINNIKFYHGEGCSHCGKSGYRERVCIAEIVDVNSDMKNLILKKGGSMTIEDVRANQPFLTMQQDGLIKVIQGMTTIEEVMRVIQN is encoded by the coding sequence ATGGTTGTTAATCAGAATTTTATAGATAAGCAAAAAAAACTTTTAGACTTCGTTTCAAGTCGTAGTCTTATTAGTGCACAAACCGCGGCCGAACTGTTAGCCGAATCAAGTACTTCTAATAAGCCGGTTGAAGAAATAATCTATGAAAAGAATCTGATTAACATTGAAGACTTTGTTAAGGCTAAGGCTGCGTTTTTAAACTTCTCTTACGTTGATTTAGCTGACAAAGAAGTTCCTGAGGAAATTCTAAATATTGTGCCAACCAATGTTTCTGAGCATTATAAAATTGTTGCCTTCGATAAAGATAAAGATAGAGTAAAAGTTGGTTTAGTTGACGGTGAAAACTTCAAAGCAATCGAAGCGATGGATTTCTTAGCTCAGAAGAATAAGCTTAAAGTTGATTATTTTTTAATTTCCAGTTTTAGTTTTAATAATGTTTTTAGTAAGTACAAAAATTTTAGTAAAGAAATTTCCTCGGCTTTAGCGGTTAAGGCTAAAGAGGACTCTGATAAAAAAGAAACAGACATAAAGAAGGATGACACGGTTCAGTTTGAGGGGATTGTTAAGGATGCTCCAGTCGCTAAAATTGTGTCAGTTATTATTCGACACGCCGTCGAGGGCGGAGCGAGTGATATTCACATTGAGCCATTACCTAAGGAGACTCGCGTGCGCTATCGTATTGACGGCATGTTACATAACTCTTTAGTGTTGCCAAAAGATATTCACGCTTCAATCGTGGCTCGTATTAAGGTTTTATCCAATTTAAAGCTTGATGAAACTAGATCGCCACAAGACGGTCGTATTCGTTTAGTTATCAATAATCGTGAAATTGATTTCCGTGTTTCTTCAATGCCTTTAATGGGTGATGAAAAGATTGTTATGCGTGTGTTGGACAACACCCGCAATGTATTTACTTTAGATAATCTCGGTTTCATGGGCCATAACTACAAGGTTATTGAAACTGCTATCAAAAAGACTGATGGTATTATGCTGGTAACAGGTCCGACTGGTTCTGGTAAAACCACGACTTTGTATGCCTTGCTTAGTTTGTTAAACCTTGAGTCATCGAACATTGTTACCTTGGAAGATCCGGTAGAATATTCTATGAAAGGTATTAACCAATCTCAGATTCGTCCAGAAATCGGTTTCACTTTTGCGAGCGGTTTAAGATCTATTTTGCGTCAAGATCCAGATATTATCATGGTCGGAGAAATTCGTGATAACGAAACAGCTGAGCTAGCTATTCACTCAGCGCTAACAGGACACTTAGTTGTTTCAACTTTGCACACCAAAGACGCTGTTGGTAGTATCGCTCGTTTGCTTGATATGAAAGTTGAACCATTTTTGCTTGGCTCAGTTCTTAACATGTCTATGGCGCAGCGCTTGACTCGACGTATTTGCTCATATTGTAAGGCCGAGGTCAAATTAGAAGAAACTTTTTTCCAAGATTTAAAAAAGAAATTGGCCGAAATACCAGTTGACATAATTAAACAGTCGATTCCTGATTTTGATATTAATAATATTAAATTCTATCATGGTGAAGGTTGCTCTCACTGTGGTAAATCTGGTTATCGCGAACGTGTTTGTATTGCTGAAATTGTTGACGTTAACTCTGATATGAAAAATCTTATTTTAAAGAAAGGCGGTTCTATGACGATTGAGGACGTGAGAGCTAATCAACCTTTCTTGACAATGCAACAAGACGGACTAATTAAGGTTATTCAGGGTATGACTACAATTGAAGAAGTGATGCGTGTTATACAGAACTAA
- the pilM gene encoding type IV pilus assembly protein PilM, with product MEIFKSSLQSYLGIDINASSVKVVELKKHGNKVALATYGFSEHFSEVMPKESAPLDIRKSSDLIKSICQKAHTSTNLALASLPTFSVFSSIININNSVNKKDIEAAINWEAKKVIPLPLQDIVIDWQMVDEAAATAGGHKVLLTGAPKNLIQNYVGIFKTAQLNLLSLETEIFALIRSLVGNDRSSIMIVQLGSTTTNIFVVDKTVPVINRSIAVGGINITQSVASHLNMTLAQAEQFKYDLMYNGEGENIEKLPAMIIEAFNPIVNEIKYILEVFGNKDNRRVEKIILTGGGALLPGLTNYLSEEFNLNVIVGDPWFRVAYPFELKPILDKIGPRLAVAIGLAMREFDHK from the coding sequence ATGGAAATCTTCAAATCATCGCTTCAAAGTTATCTTGGCATTGATATCAATGCTTCGAGTGTTAAGGTAGTCGAGTTAAAAAAACATGGCAACAAAGTTGCCTTGGCTACTTATGGTTTCAGTGAACATTTTAGTGAGGTCATGCCTAAGGAAAGCGCTCCGCTAGATATTAGGAAATCATCAGACTTGATTAAAAGTATTTGTCAGAAAGCGCACACGAGTACTAATTTAGCGCTAGCTTCTTTGCCTACCTTTTCAGTCTTTTCTTCAATCATAAATATTAACAACAGTGTTAACAAAAAAGATATTGAAGCCGCTATCAATTGGGAGGCAAAAAAAGTTATTCCGTTGCCTTTGCAAGATATCGTGATTGATTGGCAAATGGTTGATGAGGCCGCGGCGACTGCCGGCGGTCATAAAGTTTTGCTGACTGGAGCTCCAAAAAATCTGATCCAAAATTATGTTGGCATTTTTAAAACTGCACAATTAAATCTTTTAAGCTTAGAAACAGAAATTTTTGCCCTGATTAGATCACTGGTCGGTAATGACCGTTCATCAATTATGATTGTTCAACTTGGATCAACAACAACAAACATTTTTGTGGTTGATAAAACTGTTCCCGTGATCAATCGTAGTATCGCCGTTGGAGGAATAAATATTACTCAATCAGTTGCTTCTCATCTTAATATGACCCTGGCACAAGCAGAGCAGTTTAAGTATGACTTAATGTACAACGGGGAGGGCGAAAATATTGAAAAGCTTCCAGCTATGATTATTGAAGCCTTCAATCCGATTGTTAATGAAATAAAATATATTCTTGAAGTTTTCGGAAACAAAGACAATCGCCGCGTAGAAAAAATAATTCTAACCGGTGGCGGTGCTTTATTGCCAGGTTTAACAAACTATTTATCTGAAGAATTCAATTTAAATGTTATTGTTGGTGATCCTTGGTTCAGAGTGGCTTATCCATTTGAGTTAAAACCGATTCTTGATAAAATCGGACCCCGTCTAGCGGTTGCTATCGGTTTAGCTATGCGAGAATTTGATCATAAGTAA